ttaacttcattcaatgtaccaagctcacttcaaacatttgcccatttattctctatttaaaaaaacaacaacaaacgaacaaatataatataagatcatttttattgatgtccaaaaactccaggctgtccgaaataaattttggtaagaaaatcgtaatttaattcggacaccgtattaatttttttttggtatggaattacaaataaattagctccaaaaaacagaataaatattgtctggctcattagtatagacttagccaatcaaaaaatatagtcttaactctaggaagaggtaaagtcatccgggtaacataggaaaaaacaacctgactaacaaatttgaaatttgtttttcttacataaaaagacagctaaatggaattAAATGGGTTAGAATCaatggaaaatggacaagcacattatacagcgcgctagttttataatacatattaaaataattatttaatgaccacaaaaaacagcgaatgtccgaattcatgtaatgtccgaaataaataaactactatataataattataaaattataataatataatgtagACTCccgatctagatgtagattttgAATTTTCTCTACTAGACCTAAGACTAGAAATTAGAATGACTagtgtctagtctagattctaattcAAAATTAGATTCTTAGTGTTTCtacataatattattaatatagatTCCAGATAGATCTATTTCTGGAGActggaggccgcgggaaatctgttataagttataaaatggtttaatttaataatttatacacctaaaattagcgcgggtcctatacaagtgctgggcccactgcggtcacataggttgcagtggcctaaggttggccatgcaaaatagcggtgtatgctacgccgccggtcgagtATTTATTAGACTCTATATTTTGCATATTGAATTATTGTGTATCTCTTTGCAGACATCAAAATCTCATTTGGCTTTAGCAGTTTTAGCTTGTATACTTGGAAGTCCTTTACAAATTGGTCTGAATACTGCAATCTTGAATGCACCTCAAGAGGTAAGCTAAGTTTTATAGgttatcaatattttaaattattgtctttttttttttttttatttcaccttcTGAATAAAGAAACATACAATGAGTACCAGTTTTATAGATTCGTAACTCTGTGTAACTCGTAAACAAAACTTTTGATTTTGTCATCAGAATGGAGAACCTACAAGTAGCAGCCATTGCAGTCATTTGTTTGGCAGTTTCAAGACCTCGAATCAGGTTGATTTGAACCCCCAGGAAATGCTTTGTTTCTTACCCTGATTTTTCTTTTCGATTTCTttctgactctttttttttgctactcagatatgtctctctttttctttctaagagttgtttttgttttaaatagtttgAGGGGTGGGGGCGGTGGctggcaggatttgaacctatTACCATCATGTTGACAGTCCAGAGATAGTCAATGCTACCAAATAAAATATGCTTAAAATATTTccatttattgtttatttagaaGATTACAAGTAAATGATTaatttcttgcattctttacacacaaaaaaatgaaattaaaccaACTATGcatttaaacaagaaaagaaaactttatgaCTATGCTGCGATCAGTttcattctttttaaatatttttagcatattattgtattattgtaaCGTTTCTCACTATCCAGGTTTTCgacaaactgcaccacacgacacaaccaattcaaagattatgacaactcagggctccaaagtaatgGAACAGTTTAATGTCAAATAGGCTTAAAtgacagccaatactgtaccaTTGGCAACAAcgtaacactgactgtacaaaaaCTTTGCCTCTTCCTTGCCTTGTACTCAATTCTCTCTTCCGGATTGACTTCACTCCATGCTGGTTATGTCTCTGACTTTTCCTCGTACTCATGAAATAGCAAGGTAATGTTAAATGACTTTTTGACTCTGACTCATTCGCTTTTATATAGGCTTCTTATAAGCCTTCTAGAACTGGATGGAACATCTTTGACTATTCTGGTTGATTCTATGACTACATTCGACGTGACTTGTCTGATTCCTTATCATAACACAGGTCCTtcccgaactggcgtgtactgtaaCTCATCTTGGTTAACCATTTGTCCAGTGCTGGCCTGGGGCAATTTGCCTCaactaaaaacacacacagcactaccttcccccccccccccccccatttatgtcaccaccaggtttgtAATATTATTGTGCACTGGGTTTTCAAAGCCTACTCTTCTTCaactttttgctgctgagctgtaaacTCTTATGCAGTCtatgccaaggaaaaaaaaagcatgctgaaaaaaaaaaagacagcgaGTTGGCTATACTGATTTGTTGCGATAATAGGGTCTGTCTAAGTGAAAGAAATTAGGaaattcaaagaggatatgattGACAGTTTTATAAGGGTGGTTGCAATATCCACAGACTGGTGAGAGTGTGGGACTTATTCTGTCGAGGTGAAAATTTAAAGATATGTCTCCTGTTTTTAGTTGAAATGATTTGCTCTTTGCAGGGGAGGAATGGATAGTTTGGAGTTTGCTTGACATGGTCGTCTCTCTGTACGTAGCTCAACTTACTATGCGGAAACAAGTTTCTTCTACATTTACtaacaaaaatgtgtttattcTTAGCTACTGGTTGTGTGATAGGCCTTTCAGGGCCACGTTTAAACACTGCCAG
This genomic stretch from Biomphalaria glabrata chromosome 4, xgBioGlab47.1, whole genome shotgun sequence harbors:
- the LOC129926026 gene encoding solute carrier family 2, facilitated glucose transporter member 1-like, encoding MQNSGVCYAAGRVFIRLYILHIELLCISLQTSKSHLALAVLACILGSPLQIGLNTAILNAPQENGEPTSSSHCSHLFGSFKTSNQVIKDFFNETYFDRYDEVMSDSLLTMLWAMTVALFCVGGMMGGVSAAYFAGKFGSLVGHPRFHLAFHKMSHHDLATDGGK